In the Lepidochelys kempii isolate rLepKem1 chromosome 3, rLepKem1.hap2, whole genome shotgun sequence genome, one interval contains:
- the ADGRF5 gene encoding adhesion G protein-coupled receptor F5 isoform X4, giving the protein MLSLGIKVFCFLLLIVTTSTHASMEVNFELNFDPFIHHSPGSKNGIEENIPTDLHRQKRRVAALGFSPVDYKVDIEIISTDSSLLESLKDYFKNLSFPVIINTSDAAMNISSLNITTVCSLISNNEAHCSCESGYGWPAAVCSAKSICPGTVPTQEEICDCITELPSQGPYCQLQPGGIATITLKLSVRLGVVFQDALKNSSSELYKTYEQDLENAFTASYRSLPGFVSARVTSFRAGSVTVDYEIKAAPATVSQIKSASRNIQHSLDASYMLIPDSLEITGQTNISVSPEDIFQGDTVIMNCKTWVDTGNVTWYHSGHEILNSIRHSIRTITIEEITKSVLEITSVTQHDTGPYTCVFMSSSADYTLSFKETQNITVAPINVVQSGDTEVVCDGTKVTLSCCVDGNIQYFTTNWRPNRATNILGTISFTPNCAEYTLQANQSQCPNKSDPEITYTCDLSTGHGALRSKAIKVTYLRGANVEISSNTKAQVSQGHSFSLTCTSKVSNCNNVTWQIQSQIIDSGLYLCNLESPSNVRSVLTVKAATQAWNGTYTCTFFQKFLSSSASTTVEIVPLPLSQNIVRDPIQGFIQCNVPQILKCCIDGMENYVVMFTVRQMEFKGVRKTQGNQVCYTYNYTERCNPPSDVVAYCTFVNRIQDKVESLPMNLSIIPENKVTCSNSIGVGQQGAQIIKPCPDSKDVNGTSSPVRGTIIYVCNNSNWEVARKSCISDRINTLLSSAESLVSGPQPAEQLATYLETLHNITIKEQQEINNSSANLGAVITILDLVSTIPTDADPHTMTNFLSTVDIIVNSSTIPAWKDLNNQQTEKSSLLLKSVERFSQSLQPANNIIPSITNTNLQLQGIIITENSMLDYNKNFTFPSSANLSGNVLIRRNETENLKPNSTIITVAFSTLKDILPKPNETGKVVNGLVMMTTTMNSTLSPDFQISLTFAKSNSSLEKPQCVFWNFSLSGNAGGWDDTGCHLKDEGDNIICTCSHLTSFSILMSPNLKLTHPGTPLDYITYIGLSISIASLMICILIESLVWKYVTKNRTSYMRHICILNIAVSLLIADIWFIVTASLQDTKKLVNGNVCIAATFFIHLFYLSVFFWMLALGLMIFYRLVFILHDTSKTIQKAVAFSLGYGSPLIISVITIAVTQPHDAYRRENACWLNWEKSKALLAFVVPALIIVAVNSIIAVVILVRILRPAIGEKPSKQERSSLIQAIKNVATLTPLLGLTWGFGLATLSKDSSIVFHILFTLLNAFQGLFILVFGTLRDKKVLEALLNKYSFTRWSMQQTKENTKFLPQKQQVHLVNPPPTHILCFTDVLQMLNQECEKGPASFCKPYIKRMKKYSES; this is encoded by the exons CCTGGCAGCAAAAATGGAATAGAAGAGAACATCCCAACAGACCTGCACAGGCAGAAGCGACGGG taGCTGCACTTGGCTTTTCTCCTGTGGACTACAAGGTTGACATTGAGATCATTTCTACAGATTCATCTCTCTTGGAATCCCTCAAAGATTATTTCAAGAATCTTAGTTTTCCAGTCATAATAAACACCTCAGATGCAGCAATGAACATTTCAAGCCTCAATATTACTACAG TATGCAGTCTCATCAGTAATAATGAGGCCCATTGTTCTTGTGAAAGTGGGTACGGATGGCCAGCTGCAGTGTGCAGTGCCAAGTCAATCTGTCCTGGTACCGTCCCAACACAAGAGGAGATCTGTGACTGTATCACAGAGTTGCCTTCTCAAGGACCCTATTGTCAGCTTCAGCCTGGAG GCATTGCTACCATCACATTAAAATTATCAGTCAGACTTGGTGTAGTTTTCCAGGATGCTCTCAAGAATTCCTCTTCTGAACTGTATAAGACATACGAACAAGACTTGGAGAATGCA TTTACAGCTAGCTACAGATCTTTGCCTGGCTTCGTATCAGCAAGAGTCACCAGTTTCAG GGCTGGAAGTGTTACTGTGGACTATGAGATCAAAGCTGCCCCAGCAACAGTCTCCCAAATCAAAAGTGCCAGCAGAAACATTCAACACTCGCTAGATGCATCATATATGTTAATCCCTGATTCATTAGAAATAACAG GTCAAACCAACATCTCTGTGTCCCCTGAGGACATTTTCCAGGGGGATACAGTAATAATGAATTGTAAGACATGGGTGGATACAGGGAACGTGACCTGGTATCATTCTGGACATGAAATCTTGAATAGCATCCGGCATTCAATACGTACAATAACTATAGAAGAAATTACAAAGTCAGTTCTGGAAATTACCAGTGTTACACAGCATGATACTG GTCCTTATACTTGTGTTTTCATGAGCAGCAGTGCGGACTACACATTGTCATTTAAAGAAACACAAAATATAACAGTAGCTCCAATAAACGTTGTACAATCAGGAGACACTGAAGTTGTATGTGACGGTACCAAAGTAACGCTGAGCTGCTGCGTTGATGGAAATATACAATACTTTACTACTAACTGGAGACCAAATAGAGCAACAAATATTTTgg GAACCATCAGTTTCACTCCAAACTGTGCTGAGTACACTCTCCAAGCCAATCAGTCTCAGTGCCCAAACAAGTCTGACCCTGAGATAACGTACACATGTGATCTGAGCACAGGGCATGGCGCCCTCAGAAGCAAAGCCATCAAAGTGACATATTTACGAGGAG CAAATGTAGAAATATCTTCAAACACAAAAGCTCAAGTTTCTCAGGGACACAGTTTTTCTCTAACATGCACCAGCAAAGTGAGCAATTGCAATAATGTCACCTGGCAAATCCAGTCTCAAATTATAGACTCGGGGCTGTACCTCTGTAACTTGGAATCCCCAAGCAATGTGAGGTCCGTGCTCACAGTGAAGGCTGCCACTCAGGCCTGGAATG GCACCTACACTTGCACGTTCTTTCAGAAGTTTTTGTCAAGTTCTGCTAGTACAACAGTTGAGATTGTTCCTCTGCCTCTGAGCCAGAATATTGTACGGGATCCCATTCAAGGATTTATCCAATGCAATGTACCTCAGATCCTAAAGTGCTGCATAGATGGAATGGAAAACTATGTTGTTATGTTCACAGTCCGACAAATGGAATTTAAGGGTG TGAGAAAAACACAAGGAAACCAAGTGTGCTACACATACAATTACACAGAAAGGTGCAACCCGCCGTCAGATGTCGTAGCATATTGTACCTTTGTCAACCGCATTCAAGATAAGGTCGAAAGTTTACCTATGAACCTAAGTATTATACCAG AAAATAAAGTTACGTGCTCAAACAGCATTGGTGTGGGACAGCAAGGAGCACAGATAATAAAACCATGCCCAGACTCTAAAGATGTGAATGGCACGAGCAGCCCTGTCAGAGGGACTATAATCTATGTGTGTAACAACTCCAACTGGGAAGTTGCTAGAAAGAGCTGCATATCTGACCGAATAAACACACTGCTCAGTAGTGCTGAG TCTTTGGTGTCTGGTCCCCAGCCAGCAGAACAGCTAGCCACATATCTTGAGACTCTTCATAATATTACAATAAAGGAACAACAAGAAATAAACAATTCATCTGCAAACCTGGGGGCAGTAATTACCATTCTGGATTTGGTTTCAACCATCCCAACAGATGCAGATCCACACACAATGACA AATTTCCTCTCTACAGTGGACATTATTGTCAACAGTTCCACAATACCTGCCTGGAAAGATCTGAACAATCAGCAGACAGAGAAAAGTTCTCtgttactgaaatcagtggagagaTTTTCCCAGTCCCTCCAGCCAGCTAATAATATCATTCCTTCTATCACCAACACCAACCTTCAGCTGCAAGGTATCATTATCACAGAAAATAGCATGTTGGACTATAATAAGAACTTTACTTTCCCCAGTTCAGCAAACCTCAGCGGTAATGTGCTAATTAGAAGAAATGAAACTGAGAACTTGAAACCAAACTCGACCATCATCACCGTGGCTTTCTCAACCCTCAAAGATATTCTGCCCAAACCCAACGAGACAGGTAAGGTTGTGAATGGTTTGGTGATGATGACAACAACAATGAACAGCACGCTCTCTCCGGACTTCCAGATCTCTCTGACATTTGCCAAAAGCAATTCTTCCCTGGAAAAGCCCCAGTGTGTCTTTTGgaacttctctctctctggtaatGCAGGAGGATGGGATGACACCGGTTGTCACCTGAAGGATGAAGGAGACAATATCATTTGCACCTGCAGTCACTTGACTTCGTTCTCAATTCTGATGTCGCCCAACCTGAAGCTGACCCATCCTGGAACCCCACTAGATTACATTACCTACATCGGCCTGAGCATTTCCATAGCGAGCTTGATGATCTGCATATTAATTGAATCCCTGGTATGGAAATATGTGACCAAAAACAGAACCTCCTACATGCGTCACATCTGTATATTGAACATAGCTGTGTCTCTTCTGATTGCAGACATCTGGTTCATTGTCACTGCCTCCCTACAAGACACAAAGAAGCTAGTGAATGGGAATGTCTGCATAGCTGCCACCTTTTTCATCCACTTGTTCTACCTCAGTGTCTTTTTCTGGATGCTTGCCCTGGGCCTCATGATCTTCTATCGCCTGGTCTTCATTTTACATGACACTAGCAAGACCATCCAGAAAGCTGTAGCATTCTCTTTGGGATATGGGTCCCCTCTTATTATATCAGTCATCACCATAGCTGTCACTCAGCCGCATGATGCTTACAGAAGGGAAAATGCCTGCTGGCTCAACTGGGAGAAAAGCAAAGCTCTCCTTGCCTTCGTTGTACCCGCGCTGATCATTGTGGCTGTGAATTCAATCATTGCGGTTGTAATCCTAGTCAGAATACTAAGGCCTGCCATTGGAGAGAAGCCAAGCAAGCAGGAGAGGAGCTCCTTGATTCAAGCCATCAAAAATGTTGCCACTCTGACGCCACTATTAGGCCTTACCTGGGGATTTGGACTCGCAACCCTTAGCAAAGACAGCTCAATAGTATTCCATATACTATTTACTCTCCTCAATGCTTTCCAA